The DNA window GCGCTCCGGCGCTTGCACGGTGCGCCTCGACAGGAGTACTACTGGCGCCGCCACCGGAACCGCGGGAGAGCGGGCATGAAGCGAGGAGCCTGGGCGATGCTGGTCGCCGGCCTGTGTTGCGCCGTGCCGGCTTGGGCGGGCGATCCGCCGGCATCGACTGCGCCGGCAGCCGCGCCGAGTCGCGATGCGGCATTGGCTCAGCGCCTAGGCGCCGACGAGCGCGGCATGCGCCGCTACGTGCTGGTGATCCTGAAGACCGGTCCGAAGCGCGTGCCCGACGGCGAAGAGCGCAAGGCGATGTTCGCCGGCCATTTCGCCAATATCGAGCGCTTGGCCAAGGCCGGCAAACTGGCGCTGGCCGGGCCCTTCGCCGAGGACCCGGACGGCTGGCGCGGACTGTTCCTGCTCGCGGTGGACGATCTCGAGGAGGCGCGACGGCTGACCGCGACCGATCCGGTGATCGAGCGCGGCGAGATGGTCGCCGAGTACCACCGTTGGTACGGCTCGGCAGCGGCGATGGCGATTCCCGAGCTGCACGACAAGCTGGCGCCGAAGCGGCCGTGAACGGCGTCGGAGCGTGCCGCGCCGCGGCGCGCGGCTTGGACGGCCGGATGCGCTCTGCTACCGTGCGCGACCAGGACGGCGGCGCCGGCGGCGTCGCTGCGCAACGCTTTCCAAGGCAGGAACCCGCATGCATCCGTTTCGTCGTCGCTTCGTTTTCGGTCTCTCCCTGATCCTCGCCGCTTATGGCGCCGCCGCGACCGAAATCGCGCCCGAAGCGGTCCGGCTCGAAGCCGGGTTGATCGCCGCGCTGCGCTACGACGCCAAGACCGGCGAACGCGCCGCGCCGTCCGGGCCGGCGATCCAGGCCTATATCCGCGCCGGCTACCTGACCGCCAAGCCGACGGTACGTGCCGACTACACCGACTATCGATTGCTCGACAAGCCGGCGACCTTGCTCGGGCTGCCGCTGGTGGCGATCGAGGAGGAGTACATGACCCAGTACCTCGGCTGCTGCGTCAGCGAAGGCGCCGGCGCGACGGTGCGAGTGTCCGGCGACATCGCGCCGTTGGTCGAGTTCGCCAAGCGCAACGCCTGCCATCTGGAGCGCGACTACGACGTTGCAGGCGAGTTCAGGAACTACGGCATCGCCGGCAAGTTGCCGGCGGGCCGCTACGCCAACCTGAGCTGCCGGGCGCGCGACGCGGATCGGGCGGAGCCTTGAGTCCTGAAGGGGCGCCGCGAGAGCGGTCGCGGCCCGTGTCGCCGCTGCGATAGGCCGATCTTCTGCAGGAGCGGGACGAGCCGCGGCCGAAAGCGTGGGCGGCCTCAATTGTCGACGGCGAACGCGCCGAACAACACGCCGTTGTAGCTGG is part of the Lysobacter firmicutimachus genome and encodes:
- a CDS encoding YciI family protein; translation: MKRGAWAMLVAGLCCAVPAWAGDPPASTAPAAAPSRDAALAQRLGADERGMRRYVLVILKTGPKRVPDGEERKAMFAGHFANIERLAKAGKLALAGPFAEDPDGWRGLFLLAVDDLEEARRLTATDPVIERGEMVAEYHRWYGSAAAMAIPELHDKLAPKRP